A genomic region of Arachis hypogaea cultivar Tifrunner chromosome 5, arahy.Tifrunner.gnm2.J5K5, whole genome shotgun sequence contains the following coding sequences:
- the LOC112800436 gene encoding acetylornithine deacetylase-like produces the protein MAKVKEILGDLQRDSFVELLSKLIGESKYVQNNPPELIPEEDRVVKHVLDSLLPLSTTTGGGPLILNHVTYFPGRGNLIVEYPGTSPDKILSFVGCHMDVVTANPNDWDFDPFTLSIDGDKLRGRGTTDCLGHVALVTELFRKLGETKPSLKSSVVAVFIANEENSAITGVGVDALVKDGLLNKLKKGPLFWIDTADKQPCIGTGGMIPWKLHVTGKLFHSGLAHKAINPLELAMDALKEIQSRFYEDFPPHPQEQIYGFATASTMKPTQWSYPGGGINQIPGECTISGDVRLTPFYNVKDVVTKLQEYVDDINLNIHKLETRGPVSKYVLPDDDLRGSLTLTFDEANSGVACDLNSRGYHVLCKATEEVVGHVKPYSITGSLPLIRELQDEGFDVQTAGYGLMATYHAQNEYCLFTDMSQGYRVFASIIAQLEED, from the exons ATGGCTAAAGTGAAAGAGATACTTGGGGACCTACAGAGGGACTCTTTCGTGGAACTGCTCTCGAAACTCATCGGAGAATCAAAGTACGTGCAGAACAACCCCCCGGAGCTGATTCCAGAAGAAGACAGGGTGGTCAAGCACGTGCTCGACTCCCTCCTCCCCTTAAGCACCACCACCGGCGGCGGTCCCTTGATCCTTAACCATGTCACCTACTTCCCCGGCAGAGGCAACCTCATCGTCGAGTACCCCGGCACCTCCCCGGACAAAATCCTCTCCTTCGTTGGCTGCCACATGGATGTCGTCACCGCCAACCCCAACGATTGG GATTTTGATCCGTTTACGTTGAGCATTGACGGGGATAAGCTTAGGGGTCGTGGAACCACTGATTGTTTGGGACACGTGGCACTTGTGACCGAGCTTTTCAGGAAGCTCGGGGAAACCAAGCCCAGTTTGAAATCGAGTGTTGTTGCTGTTTTCATAGCGAATGAAGAGAATTCTGCCATAACTGGAGTTGGTGTCGATGCTCTCGTTAAAGATGGCCTCCTTAACAAGCTTAAGAAAGGCCCACT GTTTTGGATCGATACGGCTGATAAACAACCTTGTATAGGAACTGGTGGAATGATACCTTGGAAACTTCATGTCACCGGAAAACTCTTTCACAGTGGGTTAGCTCATAAA GCTATAAATCCTCTGGAGCTAGCCATGGATGCTCTAAAGGAAATCCAGTCACGATTTTATGAAGACTTTCCACCACATCCACAGGAACAGATCTATGGGTTTGCCACCGCATCAACCATGAAACCAACCCAGTGGAGCT ATCCTGGAGGTGGAATCAACCAAATTCCAGGGGAATGTACTATTTCAGGAGATGTCAG GTTAACCCCATTTTACAA TGTGAAGGATGTAGTGACAAAGCTGCAAGAATATGTGGACGACATTAATCTCAACATACATAAGCTAGAAACACGGGGTCCTGTTTCAAAATATGTCTTGCCTGATGATGACTTAAGGGGGAG CCTTACTCTAACTTTTGATGAGGCAAATTCTGGAGTAGCTTGTGATCTTAATTCCAGAGGCTACCATGTTTTGTGCAAAGCAACTGAAGAAGTAGTTGGGCATGTGAAGCCTTACTCAATTACTGGAAGTTTGCCACTCATTCGGGAGCTACAG GATGAAGGTTTTGATGTCCAAACTGCTGGATATG GTCTAATGGCTACATACCATGCCCAGAATGAGTACTGCCTTTTTACGGATATGTCTCAAGGGTATCGAGTTTTTGCAAGCATCATCGCTCAGTTAGAGGAAGATTGA
- the LOC112800437 gene encoding uncharacterized protein, with protein MELSLTLIPNPSTSSLPAALAHCSSSKICEFQLPRKKRASFLEAPTRLSVRCVKASAERTGDTIDDGKTRGGGFTNPAMEVTTFNRGFNDADFPVWEKIGAVVRLSYGIGIYGAMAVAGSFICSITGIDSLGGFHLSLDAILEGLGYAAPPIMALLFILDDEVVKLSPHARAIRDVEDEELWSFFYGMSPWQFILMVAASSVGEELFYRAAVQGALADIFLRGSNLISDVQGMASLTGVLPPFVPFAQAFAAVLTAVLTGSLYYVAASPKDPTYVVAPVLQSRSGRQDLKKLFEAWYEKRQMKKIYSPLLEGLLALYLGFEWIQTNNILAPIITHGIYSTVILGHGLWKIHDHRRRLRQRIQQLKSEERYSK; from the exons ATGGAGCTTTCTCTGACACTGATTCCCAACCCTTCAACTTCATCGCTTCCAGCTGCACTAGCACACTGTTCATCTTCCAAGATATGTGAATTTCAGCTTCCCAGGAAGAAGAGGGCATCTTTCTTGGAAGCTCCGACTAGGCTCTCCGTTCGATGCGTTAAGGCCTCGGCGGAGAGAACCGGTGACACCATCGATGACGGGAAGACTCGGGGCGGAGGGTTCACCAACCCGGCCATGGAGGTTACCACATTCAACCGCGGTTTCAACGACGCTGACTTCCCCGTTTGGGAAAAGATTGGTGCTGTTGTTAGACTAAGCTATGGGATCG GGATCTATGGTGCCATGGCTGTTGCTGGGAGTTTTATATGCTCGATCACAGGAATTGACTCTCTCGGAGGTTTCCATCTATCATTAGATGCAATCTTGGAAGGGCTTGGATATGCGGCTCCTCCAATTATGGCTCTTCTGTTTATACTTGAT GATGAAGTTGTGAAACTATCACCCCATGCCCGAGCAATCAGAGATGTAGAGGATGAAGAACTCTGGAGCTTTTTCTATGGGATGTCCCCTTGGCAG TTTATATTGATGGTTGCTGCAAGTTCAGTGGGAGAGGAACTCTTCTACAGGGCTGCAGTTCAG GGAGCGTTGGCTGACATATTTTTACGAGGCAGTAATCTTATCTCAGATGTGCAAGGAATGGCATCCTTG ACAGGGGTATTGCCTCCGTTTGTACCTTTTGCGCAAGCGTTTGCAGCTGTACTCACAGCTGTTCTTACTGGTTCTCTCTATTATGTGGCTGCCTCGCCCAAAG ATCCCACTTATGTTGTGGCACCTGTTTTGCAATCTCGCTCGGGCCGTCAAGATTTGAAAAAGCTGTTTGAAG CATGGTATGAGAAACgccaaatgaaaaagatatattcCCCTCTTCTTGAAGGACTTCTTGCCCTCTACTTGGGTTTTGAATGGATTCAA ACAAATAACATTCTAGCTCCCATTATCACACATGGCATATACTCAACGGTTATATTGGGACATGGCCTTTGGAAAATTCATGACCACCGGCGTAGACTACGGCAAAGAATCCAACAGCTCAAATCAGAAGAAAGATATTCCAAGTAG